In Triticum aestivum cultivar Chinese Spring chromosome 5B, IWGSC CS RefSeq v2.1, whole genome shotgun sequence, the following proteins share a genomic window:
- the LOC123116358 gene encoding uncharacterized protein, translating into MLPHPLHRSPRYILPPPPSQELDIATSTYGRSPSSSRSGLSSRLVSVPSACMDRRPEGGRARKRAREEPDQAADFPFDEAAAAADAGEAWRRPPGVFQFPWQKCRGGLGVAGGGGWELRDVFFHSLVDGGAAAIGVPGDRLVSPPPPSKQRALFDDVDAWLAAAADGEVDPVWRSAISGAGPSASAV; encoded by the exons ATGCTCCCCCACCCTCTCCACCGATCTCCCCGTTATATACTCCCACCACCCCCTTCCCAGGAGCTCGACATTGCGACGTCGACGTACGGGCGCTCTCCTTCCTCGTCTCGATCAGGCCTCTCGTCTCGTCTCGTCTCAG TGCCCTCAGCCTGCATGGATCGGCGGCCGGAGGGCGGCAGGgcgaggaagcgcgcgcgggaggagcCGGACCAGGCGGCGGACTTCCCCTTCGAcgaggcggcggccgcggccgacGCCGGGGAGGCGTGGCGGAGGCCGCCGGGCGTGTTCCAGTTCCCGTGGCAGAAGTGCCGCGGCGGGCTCggcgtggccggcggcggcggctgggagctGCGGGACGTCTTCTTCCACTCCCTCgtcgacggcggcgccgcggccaTCGGCGTGCCGGGCGACCGCCtcgtctcgccgccgccgcccagcaaGCAGCGCGCGCTCTTCGACGACGTCGACGCctggctcgccgccgccgccgacggcgaggTCGACCCCGTTTGGCGGTCGGCGATCAGCGGCGCCGGGCCCTCCGCGTCGGCGGTGTGA